One genomic segment of bacterium includes these proteins:
- a CDS encoding T9SS type A sorting domain-containing protein — protein sequence MKTHNTVFLSVLLILLLQGILLAQYPVREDVVWARTAPAGSITMDGVLNEPEWATAESIPLNYGEMGLLPTSGWRSEFQEDAITDSTHATIKFLVTSDNQLWLGFDIPDSSVGGNQDWARWDGILMCIKDKLTLDPLINNAPAVEYFYTWWYINIPTYVVPGAPPRFIGRYGNFDDTTRTPEQVAAWNAKTIVNGTSNDAGRDEGWTVEMRMDLAVVGYDVTQPAGDIVMLNFSIWDCDYLFEGDPAKINTTRTHFQSPWGNTNANNCARIHARPDVTTTSGTLPGVDPDVVLPNNTTFSDPVIDGVINEEVWLGSYKFEMAWDDNNIKYSYPGIGPFVSGHFQPEIGGNPRPPVLDPSYGKIHMFFKDNYLYLAADINDGRVQGLEEYDKIDGLRLMIGDRATNNDDHNMVVRQMRINFDLTGQPAAYEFLQTLIDSNKAEFAVGLKGSTTVNNNTDVDEGYQIELKIDLTGLGYASGLGDKLIFLGADLFDGDSFDDPLNDYGSRTWWFREHDGGPALVWAYLDPNKPVGVENEVVGIVPNSIEIYGNYPNPFNPSTLIKYSIPVSGTVTISVFNVLGELVQTASLFNNAGLNEYSFNASDLSTGAYFYTISLDNLTSGNNFQNKSGKMILMK from the coding sequence ATGAAAACTCATAACACTGTTTTTTTAAGTGTCCTTTTAATTCTTCTGTTACAAGGAATATTGCTGGCTCAATATCCTGTAAGAGAAGACGTGGTGTGGGCGAGGACTGCACCTGCTGGTTCTATAACCATGGATGGTGTTCTGAATGAACCGGAGTGGGCAACTGCAGAATCAATTCCACTTAACTATGGTGAGATGGGATTGCTTCCAACCAGTGGTTGGCGTTCTGAATTTCAGGAAGATGCAATAACAGACTCGACTCACGCTACAATCAAATTTCTTGTAACCTCTGATAACCAATTATGGCTGGGATTTGATATTCCCGATTCATCAGTTGGTGGGAATCAGGACTGGGCGAGATGGGACGGAATATTAATGTGTATAAAAGACAAGTTAACTTTAGATCCATTGATCAATAATGCCCCGGCCGTAGAATATTTTTATACGTGGTGGTATATAAATATACCAACGTACGTCGTTCCCGGCGCTCCACCAAGATTTATTGGTAGATACGGCAACTTTGATGATACAACAAGAACCCCGGAACAAGTTGCTGCATGGAATGCTAAGACAATTGTAAACGGAACATCAAATGATGCCGGAAGAGATGAGGGCTGGACCGTTGAGATGCGAATGGATCTGGCTGTAGTTGGATATGATGTTACACAACCTGCTGGAGATATTGTGATGTTAAACTTTAGCATTTGGGATTGCGATTACCTTTTTGAAGGCGATCCGGCAAAGATCAACACAACAAGAACACATTTCCAGTCTCCATGGGGAAATACAAACGCGAACAACTGCGCAAGAATCCATGCTCGGCCTGATGTCACTACTACAAGTGGGACACTTCCTGGTGTGGACCCCGATGTCGTTCTGCCAAACAATACTACTTTTTCAGATCCAGTGATAGATGGAGTAATAAATGAAGAAGTATGGTTGGGTTCTTATAAATTTGAAATGGCTTGGGACGATAACAATATTAAATACAGTTATCCTGGCATTGGTCCATTTGTTAGTGGTCATTTTCAACCTGAAATAGGTGGTAATCCAAGACCGCCTGTGCTTGACCCATCTTACGGAAAGATTCATATGTTCTTCAAAGATAACTATCTCTATTTAGCTGCTGATATTAATGATGGAAGAGTGCAGGGTTTAGAGGAATATGATAAAATTGATGGGTTGAGACTGATGATTGGCGATAGAGCAACAAATAACGATGACCATAATATGGTTGTGAGACAAATGCGAATCAATTTTGATTTGACAGGTCAGCCAGCAGCGTATGAATTCTTGCAAACATTAATAGATTCAAATAAAGCCGAATTTGCTGTAGGATTAAAAGGCTCAACCACTGTAAATAATAATACAGATGTTGATGAAGGTTATCAGATAGAACTGAAAATAGATCTCACAGGTTTAGGTTATGCTTCAGGACTTGGAGATAAATTAATATTTCTTGGTGCAGATTTGTTTGATGGTGACTCATTCGATGACCCGCTGAATGATTATGGTTCACGCACCTGGTGGTTCAGAGAGCACGATGGCGGACCTGCACTTGTATGGGCTTATCTGGATCCGAATAAGCCAGTTGGTGTTGAAAATGAAGTTGTTGGCATTGTTCCAAACTCAATTGAGATCTATGGCAACTATCCTAATCCATTTAATCCATCAACTTTAATAAAATATTCAATTCCAGTGTCCGGTACTGTAACAATTTCGGTGTTCAATGTTTTAGGTGAACTTGTACAGACAGCAAGTCTGTTCAACAATGCAGGATTAAATGAATATAGTTTTAATGCTTCTGATCTTTCAACGGGAGCTTACTTTTACACAATCTCTTTAGATAACTTGACTTCCGGAAATAATTTTCAAAATAAATCCGGAAAGATGATCTTGATGAAGTAA
- a CDS encoding TonB-dependent receptor, giving the protein MKLTLHFTSASVLITSILIFLLAYIFSENLYAQTSGKISGRVLDNEGNPLVGANILLEETTMGAATDFDGYYVIINVRAGTYKVRVAYLGFKPQIFENVRISPDKTTTLDATLTPEVIEGEAVVIVAQKPLVEFNQTSTISSINKEEIKSLPVQTLDEIVNLQAGVVDGHFRGGRLGEVQYQLDGVTVNNPFTNAPIQEVDRSIIEEVQVISGTFDAKYGQAMSGVVNTVLKSGGEKFSFSAESYLGDYFTTDTERYPHNDSYDPLTIQYYQLSLSGPTGLPQTTFLASGLKYYNDGYFFGERRFNPTDSADFEQGIFNPTGDGELVPMSTNDEWGGQFKLSNSSISSMQFNYQLTYNYAERKFYNHGFRLNPDGIPENYSTSLSHGLAFTHTLSPELFYQLNARQNYFDYESYRYEDLFDPSYLEAGEPKSDANYEDGAIVQGVDLGRYKQNTNSLVTKAEIVWQIDRFNFFESGIEFQYSDILFGPPGFFVSTTENGVQILKPVYEFPNMPGLQSYYPTQLAAYLQDRIELSDIVIRAGLRAEYYDPNAQIPSDLRNPANSIDGAPQSQLVDTKIKTVFAPRLGINFPMSASSSVYFSYGHFYQMPALSLLYGNADYSILSDLAANSISYGIMGNPDLNPEFTVQYEFGFKQAISNILGLQLSFFYKDISDLLGTEVIETYNSAEYWRFTNVDFGSVYGLTVSLFQQNFSNISSSLNYTLQFAEGNSSDPRETTNRAAAGQDPRPKYVPFNWDQRHTLNLTAIYSLPDDFSVSAIFKFGSGQPYTPVIGTGFGADQDPNSGRKESYFLLDLRGEKYFNLDIVNLSVYVRVFNLLNEYYVNGFVFSDTGSPDYTLYPETVAAQLYDPSRFYEPRRIEFGISLRSL; this is encoded by the coding sequence ATGAAGTTAACTTTACATTTTACATCAGCTTCAGTTCTAATAACCAGCATATTAATTTTTCTTTTAGCGTATATTTTCTCTGAGAATTTGTATGCACAGACTTCCGGAAAAATAAGCGGAAGAGTTTTGGATAATGAGGGAAACCCATTAGTTGGGGCGAACATTCTTCTGGAAGAAACAACGATGGGTGCCGCAACTGACTTTGATGGTTACTATGTAATAATTAATGTTCGGGCAGGAACTTACAAAGTCAGAGTAGCTTATCTGGGTTTTAAACCTCAAATTTTTGAAAACGTTCGCATATCACCTGATAAAACGACCACTCTTGATGCTACACTTACACCTGAAGTTATTGAGGGTGAAGCAGTAGTAATCGTTGCACAAAAACCTTTAGTCGAGTTTAATCAGACCAGTACTATTTCTTCAATAAATAAAGAGGAGATAAAAAGTTTACCAGTTCAGACTCTCGATGAAATTGTTAACCTGCAAGCAGGTGTTGTTGATGGCCACTTCAGAGGGGGAAGACTGGGTGAAGTTCAGTATCAGCTTGACGGTGTAACGGTAAATAATCCTTTTACAAATGCGCCGATCCAGGAAGTAGATCGCTCAATTATAGAAGAAGTCCAGGTTATAAGCGGAACTTTTGATGCAAAATACGGACAGGCAATGTCCGGTGTTGTTAATACTGTTTTAAAATCGGGTGGAGAAAAATTTAGTTTCTCTGCTGAAAGTTATCTGGGCGATTATTTTACAACTGACACCGAAAGGTATCCACATAATGATTCTTATGATCCGCTTACAATACAATACTATCAATTATCTTTGAGCGGTCCGACCGGTCTGCCGCAGACAACATTTCTTGCGAGTGGATTAAAATATTATAACGATGGTTACTTTTTTGGTGAGAGAAGATTTAATCCAACAGATAGTGCTGATTTTGAGCAAGGAATTTTTAATCCAACAGGAGATGGTGAATTGGTCCCAATGTCAACAAATGATGAATGGGGCGGTCAATTTAAACTTAGTAACTCTTCAATTTCTTCTATGCAGTTTAACTATCAGCTGACTTACAATTATGCTGAAAGAAAATTTTATAATCATGGGTTTAGACTGAATCCGGACGGTATTCCGGAAAATTATTCAACCTCTTTATCTCACGGACTTGCATTCACTCATACTCTTTCTCCTGAACTTTTTTACCAATTGAACGCTCGTCAAAACTACTTTGACTATGAAAGCTACAGATATGAAGATCTGTTTGACCCAAGCTATCTTGAAGCGGGCGAACCAAAGAGTGATGCAAACTATGAAGATGGTGCTATAGTACAGGGTGTTGATTTGGGCAGGTATAAACAAAATACAAATTCATTAGTAACTAAAGCTGAAATTGTTTGGCAGATAGACAGATTTAATTTTTTTGAGTCGGGAATTGAGTTCCAGTATTCGGATATATTATTTGGTCCTCCGGGTTTTTTCGTTTCCACAACCGAAAATGGTGTCCAGATTCTTAAACCTGTTTATGAATTTCCGAATATGCCTGGTCTGCAATCTTACTACCCGACACAATTAGCTGCTTATCTGCAAGACAGAATTGAACTGTCGGATATCGTAATAAGAGCTGGGCTTCGTGCTGAGTATTATGATCCCAATGCTCAAATTCCATCTGATTTAAGAAATCCCGCTAACTCAATTGATGGGGCTCCACAATCTCAACTTGTTGATACAAAAATTAAAACGGTTTTCGCACCAAGATTAGGAATTAATTTTCCTATGTCAGCATCTTCATCAGTTTATTTTTCTTACGGACATTTCTACCAGATGCCAGCATTGAGTTTGCTGTACGGCAATGCAGATTATTCGATACTTAGTGATCTAGCCGCAAACAGTATTAGTTATGGTATAATGGGTAACCCTGATCTAAATCCTGAATTTACTGTTCAATATGAATTCGGATTCAAGCAGGCAATTTCAAACATTCTTGGTCTTCAATTATCATTCTTCTATAAAGATATAAGTGATCTGTTGGGAACGGAAGTTATAGAAACATATAACTCAGCAGAATATTGGAGATTTACTAATGTTGATTTCGGAAGTGTATATGGATTAACAGTTTCTCTTTTTCAGCAGAACTTTAGTAACATAAGTTCTTCATTGAATTATACCTTACAATTCGCTGAAGGAAATTCAAGCGATCCGAGAGAAACAACAAATAGAGCTGCTGCTGGTCAGGATCCTCGTCCTAAATATGTTCCTTTCAACTGGGATCAAAGACATACACTAAATCTCACGGCTATTTACTCGTTACCAGATGATTTTTCTGTAAGTGCTATTTTTAAGTTTGGAAGTGGACAACCCTATACTCCGGTTATTGGAACAGGCTTCGGTGCAGACCAAGATCCAAATTCCGGAAGAAAGGAAAGTTATTTTTTACTTGATCTAAGAGGTGAAAAGTATTTCAATCTGGATATTGTAAATCTAAGTGTCTATGTCAGGGTTTTCAATCTACTGAATGAATATTACGTAAATGGGTTTGTATTCAGTGATACCGGAAGTCCTGATTATACACTTTATCCCGAAACTGTTGCTGCTCAACTTTACGATCCTTCAAGGTTTTATGAACCAAGAAGAATTGAATTTGGTATTTCATTGAGGAGTTTATAA
- a CDS encoding PorV/PorQ family protein, whose amino-acid sequence MKTIKYYRLSSIISFVILVSSTLLAQSKTGTTIGQFLKIEPSARIAAIGNAGASLGGEISSMFYNPASLGRISGTDVQFTFNKWLADINYNYAAAGVNLEGIGTFALVATILNSGEMDVRTVEQPLGTGERFTVKNLAFGLGYGLMVTDRVSIGLQVNYITETIWHSSISTFGLNLGVQYQILDEGLTVGASLSNFGADASYDGRDLYLNYDFDPNKYGDNDRLPAELRTNSFGLPVIFRAGISYTFTFSDDYNLLVAADAMHPNDNSESVNLGGELNLLKYVSLRGGYRNLFLSDLEGGLVLGAGFKVDIANSYNIRFDYAYADYGRLAETHRLTLGIGFN is encoded by the coding sequence ATGAAAACAATAAAATATTACCGTCTGTCTTCAATTATCAGTTTTGTAATTTTAGTTTCAAGCACATTGCTTGCACAAAGTAAAACCGGTACAACTATCGGTCAGTTTCTTAAGATAGAGCCATCTGCCAGAATTGCGGCCATCGGAAATGCAGGAGCTTCACTCGGGGGTGAAATATCTTCGATGTTTTACAATCCTGCCAGCCTTGGAAGGATTTCGGGCACTGATGTTCAATTCACATTTAATAAATGGCTTGCAGATATTAATTATAACTATGCTGCTGCAGGAGTTAATCTGGAAGGCATTGGAACTTTTGCATTGGTTGCTACAATTCTAAACTCTGGTGAAATGGATGTTAGAACTGTTGAGCAGCCTTTGGGAACAGGAGAAAGATTTACGGTAAAGAACCTTGCCTTCGGTCTTGGGTACGGATTAATGGTAACTGACAGAGTCAGCATTGGTTTACAAGTAAACTATATTACTGAAACTATCTGGCACAGCAGTATCTCAACTTTTGGATTGAACCTTGGAGTTCAGTATCAGATCTTGGATGAAGGATTAACTGTTGGTGCGAGCTTATCAAACTTCGGCGCAGATGCTTCTTACGATGGCCGGGATCTTTATCTGAATTATGATTTCGATCCTAACAAGTACGGTGACAATGATCGCTTACCTGCTGAGCTAAGAACCAATAGTTTTGGATTACCGGTAATCTTCCGAGCGGGTATTTCCTACACTTTCACTTTCAGTGACGATTATAATTTATTAGTTGCGGCAGATGCAATGCATCCGAACGACAATTCTGAAAGTGTAAATCTCGGCGGTGAATTGAACTTGCTTAAATATGTTTCTCTAAGAGGTGGTTACAGGAATTTATTTTTAAGTGATCTTGAAGGAGGTTTAGTTTTGGGCGCGGGATTCAAGGTTGATATTGCTAATTCATATAACATTCGTTTTGATTATGCTTACGCTGATTATGGAAGATTAGCAGAAACACATCGGCTAACCCTTGGAATTGGTTTCAACTAA
- a CDS encoding Tat pathway signal protein, producing the protein MIKLFLTKYNIFLFLLLFLVIGCGHSADKIVLYPTYQAYKLSTEEKIMLDSIQQKTFLFFLNERNPENGLVKDRSASWAPASIASIGFALPSYAVGVERGWMTRDEAADVTLTILRFFLNSVQSSDTNVTGYQGFYYHFLRMNSGTREWNCELSTVDTGLLMMGIIFSRNYFNLDNDVENEIRELASKLIGRLNWDFFQMPVSGNHPNSISMGWTPEQGLHHMGWVGYNEALFLYILAAGSGMTNAETAFEEWLKHYDWRTPYPGLSHAAFPPLFGHQFSFCFVDPKGLQDKYMIENGIDYFENSRRATYVQRQYAIDNPHDWAGYDSLCWGISASDGPTEKYNFDSKEFLGYAGRGTSGPDLNYFDDGTVAPYAAISSIFFAPEIVIPTIKSFNEKFGKNLWGSYGYLDAFNPTLNWFNKEYIGIDQGPLLLMIENFRSGLIWKYVMKDQIILTGLERLGFTIAGKN; encoded by the coding sequence ATGATTAAACTGTTTTTAACTAAATACAACATCTTTCTTTTTCTGCTTTTGTTTCTTGTGATAGGTTGTGGTCATTCGGCCGATAAGATTGTTTTATATCCAACATATCAGGCTTATAAATTATCGACTGAAGAGAAAATAATGCTGGATTCAATTCAGCAAAAAACATTTCTATTCTTTTTGAACGAAAGAAATCCTGAAAATGGATTGGTAAAAGACCGTTCAGCAAGCTGGGCTCCGGCAAGCATCGCCTCAATTGGCTTTGCTCTGCCTTCTTACGCAGTTGGTGTAGAAAGGGGCTGGATGACGAGAGACGAAGCCGCTGACGTTACTTTGACAATCCTTAGATTCTTTTTGAATTCCGTTCAAAGCTCCGATACAAATGTTACGGGTTATCAGGGCTTTTACTATCATTTTCTTAGAATGAATTCCGGAACTCGAGAATGGAACTGCGAACTTTCAACTGTTGATACCGGTCTTCTGATGATGGGGATAATTTTTTCCCGGAACTATTTCAATTTAGATAATGATGTTGAAAATGAAATTCGCGAATTAGCTTCTAAACTTATTGGAAGGCTAAACTGGGATTTCTTTCAAATGCCCGTATCGGGAAATCATCCTAATTCCATTTCAATGGGCTGGACTCCTGAACAAGGTTTGCACCATATGGGATGGGTTGGATACAACGAAGCTCTATTCCTTTACATACTTGCCGCTGGCAGCGGAATGACTAATGCTGAAACTGCTTTTGAAGAATGGTTAAAGCATTACGATTGGCGAACTCCTTATCCGGGACTTTCACACGCTGCATTTCCACCTCTATTCGGTCATCAATTTTCTTTTTGTTTCGTTGATCCCAAAGGATTGCAGGATAAATATATGATTGAAAATGGGATCGATTATTTCGAAAACTCCCGTCGTGCTACTTATGTTCAAAGGCAGTATGCAATTGACAATCCACACGATTGGGCAGGATACGATTCATTATGCTGGGGAATTTCGGCTTCAGATGGTCCAACTGAAAAATATAATTTTGACAGCAAAGAATTTCTGGGATATGCCGGAAGAGGAACAAGCGGTCCTGATTTAAATTATTTCGACGACGGAACAGTCGCTCCTTATGCGGCTATATCATCCATCTTTTTTGCTCCAGAAATCGTAATCCCGACTATAAAGTCTTTCAATGAAAAGTTTGGAAAAAATTTGTGGGGATCGTACGGTTATCTCGATGCCTTCAATCCGACACTAAATTGGTTTAATAAAGAGTATATCGGAATTGATCAGGGTCCCTTGTTATTAATGATCGAGAATTTCAGGTCGGGATTGATCTGGAAATATGTAATGAAAGATCAAATTATTTTAACAGGATTGGAGAGATTGGGATTTACAATAGCAGGGAAAAATTGA
- a CDS encoding glycoside hydrolase family 3 C-terminal domain-containing protein, protein MTLDEKIGQLVQIVGVDEYREELIRQGKVGSLLFGDDGPEEVNRIQRIAVQETRLGIPLIFATDIIHGCQTIFPVPLGEASSWNPELVKTASDIAAFEAASMGIRWTFAPMVDIARDPRWGRIVEGFGEDPYLGGIFAAAKVKGFQGENEPDKTQIAATSKHYVAYGGAEGGRDYNSVDISERTLREVYLPPFHSAVKNNVASIMSAFNDLNGVPASANYFTLTQILRNEWNWEGVVVSDWNSVGELVYHGFAKNKEDAAFLGFNAGVTIDMVGDTIDGNVYSPNLKNLVERGRIPIEKIDEAVRYVLQLKFKLGMFENPYVDIDSFEKNDLRKSYKDSVALQLAKESIVLLKNEYQILPLNKNIKSIALIGPLASNQEDLLGSWAAFGEKDNVVTVLQGLKNYLGDDTEINFAEGCEINDDDTSGYEEAVEIAEVSDAVIIVVGENREMSGEAASKTNLDLPGVQEELIKKIHATGKPIVIVLMNGRPLTINWISENIPAIVEAWFLGDQTGNAIAEVLFGDYNPSGKLPVTFPRSVGQIPIYYYQKITGRPIEEEDKFTSKYIDSPNTPLYPFGFGLSYTDFSYKNISVDKTKINKTDSFTVSVELSNTGKYEGEEVAQLYIQDEVAGVTRPVKQLKGFQKINLKPGETRKMSFTISPDMLSFLNKDLRQVIEPGKFNVMIGGNSVDLITTSFEVVE, encoded by the coding sequence ATGACGCTTGATGAAAAAATCGGACAGCTTGTTCAAATTGTTGGTGTTGATGAATATCGGGAAGAATTAATTCGTCAGGGCAAAGTTGGATCTCTTTTATTTGGCGATGATGGTCCGGAAGAGGTAAACAGAATTCAACGAATTGCGGTACAGGAAACACGACTCGGAATTCCACTGATTTTTGCAACGGATATTATTCATGGCTGTCAAACAATATTCCCGGTTCCTCTAGGTGAAGCCTCCAGTTGGAATCCCGAATTAGTAAAAACAGCATCAGACATTGCAGCATTTGAAGCTGCTTCGATGGGAATTCGCTGGACATTTGCCCCGATGGTCGATATTGCAAGAGACCCGAGATGGGGAAGAATAGTGGAAGGATTTGGTGAAGATCCTTATCTCGGTGGCATTTTTGCAGCTGCAAAAGTGAAAGGTTTCCAGGGCGAGAATGAACCTGATAAAACTCAGATTGCTGCTACTTCCAAACATTATGTCGCATACGGCGGGGCAGAAGGAGGAAGAGATTATAATTCAGTTGATATTTCAGAAAGAACTTTGAGGGAAGTTTACCTGCCTCCATTTCATTCAGCGGTCAAAAATAACGTTGCTTCTATTATGAGTGCTTTCAATGATTTGAATGGGGTGCCGGCTTCTGCAAATTATTTCACGCTTACTCAAATACTGCGTAATGAATGGAACTGGGAAGGAGTTGTTGTAAGCGATTGGAATTCTGTTGGTGAGTTAGTTTATCATGGTTTTGCAAAGAATAAAGAAGATGCTGCATTTCTTGGATTTAATGCTGGAGTAACTATTGATATGGTTGGAGATACAATTGATGGAAATGTTTATTCGCCAAATCTCAAAAATCTTGTCGAACGGGGAAGAATTCCAATCGAAAAAATTGATGAGGCGGTTAGATATGTTTTGCAATTGAAATTTAAACTTGGGATGTTTGAAAATCCTTATGTCGACATCGATTCCTTCGAGAAAAATGATTTGAGAAAAAGCTATAAGGACAGCGTTGCTCTTCAACTTGCAAAAGAATCAATTGTGTTGTTGAAGAATGAATATCAGATTCTTCCATTGAATAAAAATATTAAATCAATTGCTTTGATTGGACCACTCGCAAGTAACCAGGAAGATTTATTGGGCAGTTGGGCAGCATTTGGTGAGAAAGACAATGTAGTTACTGTTCTTCAGGGATTAAAAAATTATTTGGGTGACGATACGGAAATCAATTTTGCAGAAGGGTGTGAAATAAACGATGATGATACATCCGGATATGAAGAAGCCGTTGAGATAGCTGAAGTTTCCGATGCAGTAATCATTGTCGTTGGTGAAAATCGTGAAATGAGCGGTGAGGCTGCAAGTAAAACAAATCTTGATCTTCCGGGGGTTCAGGAAGAATTAATTAAAAAAATTCATGCAACCGGAAAACCCATTGTTATTGTTTTAATGAACGGAAGACCTTTAACAATCAACTGGATTTCAGAAAATATTCCTGCAATTGTTGAAGCCTGGTTTTTGGGTGACCAGACAGGTAATGCAATTGCTGAAGTTTTGTTTGGGGATTACAATCCATCCGGTAAATTGCCTGTAACTTTCCCCAGAAGCGTGGGACAGATTCCTATCTATTATTATCAAAAAATTACCGGGCGGCCAATTGAGGAGGAAGATAAGTTTACATCAAAGTATATTGATTCACCAAATACTCCTCTTTATCCCTTCGGTTTTGGTTTGAGTTATACGGACTTTAGTTACAAAAACATTAGTGTCGATAAAACAAAAATTAATAAAACCGATTCTTTTACTGTTTCAGTCGAATTATCGAACACAGGGAAATATGAGGGTGAGGAAGTTGCGCAGCTTTATATCCAGGATGAAGTTGCAGGTGTTACAAGACCTGTTAAACAGTTAAAAGGATTTCAAAAGATAAATTTAAAACCTGGAGAAACCAGAAAAATGAGTTTTACAATTTCTCCTGATATGCTATCATTTCTTAATAAAGATTTACGGCAGGTTATAGAGCCCGGTAAATTTAATGTTATGATAGGCGGTAACTCCGTGGATTTAATTACAACTTCTTTTGAAGTTGTTGAGTAA